A window from bacterium encodes these proteins:
- a CDS encoding AAA family ATPase: protein MIEVYYGLSGLPFDKSIKSDQLFISASAKELLARLDFMKQHRGIMLVTGEPGTGKTTILRAFVDQLSQLSYLPFYAPLSTLNVLDFYRQINSMLGGEPLHLKSRLFSSIQNSIQDLLLHNKKIPVIILDEAHLLKNENFYQLQIISNFNMDSTDPALFILVAQSHLRDRLARSILNSFNQRIQLRYHLIPLMKDEIEPYISHHLSIKGCPKSPFSPTAVEAIFKHTAGIPRLIGSLALKTMTAGIQNKAQTLTEEHVFAASQEI, encoded by the coding sequence ATGATTGAGGTTTATTATGGCCTCTCTGGCCTGCCCTTTGACAAATCTATCAAATCTGACCAGTTGTTTATCTCTGCTTCTGCTAAGGAACTCCTCGCTCGCCTCGATTTTATGAAACAGCATCGCGGGATTATGCTTGTTACAGGTGAGCCAGGTACCGGTAAAACTACTATCTTACGCGCCTTTGTTGACCAACTCTCCCAGCTCTCCTATCTGCCCTTCTATGCCCCTCTTTCTACCCTTAATGTCCTCGACTTCTATCGTCAAATCAATTCTATGCTCGGTGGTGAACCCCTACATCTTAAATCCCGCCTCTTCTCCTCTATCCAGAACTCTATTCAAGACCTCCTCTTGCATAACAAAAAAATCCCGGTTATCATCCTTGATGAAGCACATCTCCTTAAAAATGAAAACTTCTACCAACTCCAGATTATTTCTAACTTCAATATGGACTCTACTGACCCGGCTCTCTTTATCTTAGTGGCTCAATCCCATCTCCGCGATAGGCTCGCTCGCTCTATCCTTAACTCCTTTAATCAGCGTATTCAGCTTAGATATCACCTCATCCCTCTGATGAAGGATGAGATAGAACCTTATATCTCCCACCACCTCTCCATCAAAGGCTGCCCAAAATCCCCCTTCTCTCCCACAGCTGTTGAGGCTATCTTCAAACATACCGCTGGTATCCCTCGTCTCATCGGCTCTTTAGCCCTTAAAACTATGACCGCTGGCATCCAAAACAAGGCTCAAACCTTAACCGAAGAGCATGTCTTTGCTGCCAGTCAGGAAATCTAA